Proteins from a genomic interval of Euleptes europaea isolate rEulEur1 chromosome 18, rEulEur1.hap1, whole genome shotgun sequence:
- the LOC130490042 gene encoding zinc finger and SCAN domain-containing protein 2-like → MGEKSHTCPYCGKGFRRSSHLTRHLATHSGLQHPLGGKRLGQQVPEEDRPYNCNYCGKSFARSAHLARHQETHSGERPYKCTYCGKAFGRNSHLTRHHSTHTGERPYECGVCGKAFTRSAHVTRHQGTHTGERPFRCARCGKRFTRSAHLQRHQGIHSGDKPFSCDHCGKGFTRNAHLERHRATHSGEKPFKCASCGKGFGAASHLVRHQRTHKV, encoded by the coding sequence ATGGGAGAGAAGTCCCACACCTGCCCATACTGTGGGAAAGGTTTCCGGCGCAGCTCACACCTGACGCGGCACCTGGCGACCCACTCTGGCCTTCAGCACCCCTTAGGTGGGAAACGCCTCGGGCAGCAGGTGCCGGAGGAAGACCGCCCGTACAACTGCAACTATTGCGGGAAGTCCTTTGCCCGCAGCGCCCACCTGGCCCGGCACCAGGAGACCCATTCGGGAGAGAGGCCCTACAAGTGCACCTATTGCGGGAAGGCCTTTGGGCGCAACTCCCACCTGACCCGCCACCACAGCACGCACACCGGCGAGCGCCCCTATGAGTGTGGGGTCTGCGGCAAGGCCTTCACCCGCAGCGCCCACGTCACCCGCCACCAGGGCACGCACACGGGAGAGCGGCCATTCCGCTGCGCCCGCTGCGGCAAGCGTTTCACCCGCAGCGCTCACCTCCAGCGTCACCAGGGCATCCACAGCGGGGATAAACCCTTTTCCTGTGACCACTGCGGGAAGGGGTTCACACGCAACGCCCACCTCGAGCGCCACCGGGCCACTCATTCAGGCGAGAAGCCCTTCAAGTGCGCCAGCTGCGGGAAAGGGTTTGGGGCTGCCTCCCACCTTGTACGGCACCAGAGGACCCACAAGGTGTAG
- the LOC130490989 gene encoding gastrula zinc finger protein XlCGF49.1-like encodes MPKDNLGLPPRVYMGPSQNMCIQCGESLSQAQQSLNQAQESLNRAQESLSQAQQIINHPQRPHCSSNKLYPCLDCGKSFAVSSHLTIHKRTHTGEKPYACNDCGKRFSQSSTLVLHRRIHTGEKPYKCTDCGKSFSVSSHLTKHQRIHTGEKPYQCQICGKRFSQSSTLILHQRIHTGERPYKCDECGKTFSVSSHLTIHQRIHSGEKPYRCMECGKCFRQRSGLSTHQKVHMVALERSYKCPP; translated from the coding sequence atgcctAAAGACAACCTCGGCCTCCCCCCCAGGGTATACATGGGGCCTAGCCAGAATATGTGTATCCAGTGTGGGGAGAGCCTCAGCCAAGCTCAGCAAAGCCTCAACCAAGCTCAGGAGAGCCTCAACCGGGCTCAGGAGAGCCTCAGCCAAGCCCAGCAGATCATCAACCATCCCCAAAGGCCACACTGCTCTAGCAATAAGCTCTACCCATGCTTGGACTGCGGGAAAAGTTTTGCCGTGAGCTCCCACCTCACCATTCACAAGAGAACCCACACGGGCGAGAAGCCGTACGCGTGCAACGACTGCGGGAAAAGGTTCAGCCAGAGCTCAACCCTTGTTCTTCACCGCCgcatccacacaggggagaaaccctacaAGTGCACCGACTGTGGGAAGAGCTTTTCGGTGAGTTCCCATTTAACCAAGCACCAGaggatccacacaggagagaagccttacCAGTGCCAGATCTGTGGGAAACGGTTCAGCCAGAGTTCTACCCTCATCctgcaccagagaatccacacgggggagaggCCTTATAAATGCGACGAGTGTGGGAAAACCTTCAGTGTCAGCTCCCACCTCACGATCCACCAGAGGATCCACTCCGGGGAGAAGCCGTACCGCTGCATGGAGTGTGGGAAATGCTTTCGCCAGAGGTCCGGCCTCAGCACGCATCAGAAAGTCCATATGGTGGCTCTGGAGAGATCTTACAAGTGCCCACCGTAA